From Azospirillaceae bacterium, the proteins below share one genomic window:
- a CDS encoding ABC transporter substrate-binding protein: MHTLKTSRRSLLGGIAAGAALSSLPAPWVRGLRAQQASEIPVGVASPMTGVFAFAGLEGADGGTHYVQWLNERGGIAGRKIRLLVEDTGYQVPQAVAAFNRLTSQNDLHLFLGDSTGFQKTINEELNRRGTILMAGASFASEINDPKTYPLQYMPGPDYSQQVEMLLQHIANAKKGARIAFVHSDTEFGRDPIARGEAKAKSLGLEVAEKVVTPPGSFDVSAEVLKLRRARPEFTIFHGYVLAPIPEFMRQMRQARIETQFMGTFYSSDLGILSQMGEVADGYMGVNAYNYVGQEGAQGEAMDYIRRVNQGKYRSNSYLQSWTNLTLGLEAMRRTLEADKPLTGANLKAALNSIRDFDTGGVIGVPVNVPGNSIPAGRIFRLNAQAKRMEPVSDWIRTA, from the coding sequence ATGCACACCTTGAAGACCAGCCGGCGTTCCCTTCTGGGTGGCATCGCCGCCGGTGCCGCCCTGTCCAGCCTGCCGGCCCCGTGGGTGCGGGGCCTGCGCGCCCAGCAGGCGTCTGAAATTCCGGTCGGCGTGGCGTCGCCGATGACCGGTGTGTTCGCGTTCGCCGGTCTCGAAGGGGCCGATGGCGGCACCCACTATGTGCAGTGGCTGAACGAGCGCGGTGGAATCGCCGGCCGCAAGATCCGCCTGCTGGTGGAGGACACGGGGTATCAGGTGCCGCAGGCGGTGGCGGCGTTCAACCGCCTGACCAGCCAGAACGATCTCCACCTGTTCCTGGGCGACAGCACCGGCTTCCAGAAGACCATAAACGAGGAGCTGAACCGACGCGGCACCATCCTGATGGCCGGCGCGTCCTTCGCGTCCGAGATCAACGATCCCAAGACCTATCCGCTGCAGTACATGCCGGGTCCCGACTACTCGCAGCAGGTGGAAATGCTGCTGCAGCACATCGCCAATGCGAAGAAGGGCGCCCGGATCGCCTTTGTCCATTCGGACACGGAGTTCGGACGCGACCCGATTGCCCGCGGCGAGGCCAAGGCCAAGTCGCTGGGTCTGGAAGTCGCGGAAAAGGTCGTCACCCCGCCCGGCAGCTTCGACGTCTCCGCCGAGGTGCTGAAGCTCCGCCGCGCACGGCCGGAGTTCACGATCTTCCACGGCTATGTGCTGGCGCCCATCCCCGAATTCATGCGGCAGATGCGGCAGGCCCGGATCGAAACCCAGTTCATGGGCACCTTCTACAGCTCGGATCTGGGCATCCTGTCCCAGATGGGCGAGGTCGCCGACGGCTACATGGGCGTCAACGCCTACAACTACGTGGGCCAGGAAGGCGCCCAGGGCGAGGCGATGGACTACATCCGGCGCGTCAACCAGGGGAAGTACCGGTCCAACTCCTACCTGCAGAGCTGGACCAACCTGACCCTCGGCCTGGAGGCCATGCGCCGGACCCTGGAGGCCGACAAGCCACTGACCGGCGCCAACCTGAAGGCCGCGCTGAACTCCATCCGCGACTTCGACACGGGCGGCGTCATCGGCGTGCCGGTGAACGTGCCGGGCAACTCGATCCCGGCCGGCCGGATCTTCCGCCTGAACGCCCAGGCCAAGCGGATGGAACCGGTGTCCGACTGGATCCGGACGGCCTGA
- a CDS encoding branched-chain amino acid ABC transporter permease, whose amino-acid sequence MGEFDLLTLLEFSLSGLSVGALYALTAVGFVVVYKATRVINFAVGDFMMLGAYLFFGLAAGAALPIWLAIVLALAGTGLAGALVERVVFRRMLGESAVSVFMVTIGLASIMVGLVELIWTADPRTLPEFMPDEPFFIPVGVGEAFLASKNGWGLAVSALVIAGFLLAFRFWRGGVALRATAADQQAAYGMGIDVPGVFSFAWILGAVSAAGAGILIGALAGISSAMGAIGLSVLVVVILGGLDSILGALVGGLFIGWLEAMVGLYLGGEYRLVVTFVVLLLILVVKPYGLFGTREIERL is encoded by the coding sequence ATGGGCGAATTCGACCTTCTGACCCTTCTGGAATTCAGCCTGTCCGGCTTGTCGGTCGGGGCGCTGTACGCCCTGACGGCCGTGGGGTTCGTTGTCGTCTACAAGGCCACCCGCGTCATCAACTTCGCCGTCGGCGACTTCATGATGCTGGGCGCCTACCTGTTCTTCGGACTGGCCGCCGGGGCCGCCCTGCCGATCTGGCTTGCGATCGTCCTGGCGCTGGCCGGCACCGGCCTCGCCGGGGCGCTGGTGGAGCGCGTCGTCTTCCGCCGGATGCTGGGCGAAAGCGCGGTGTCGGTGTTCATGGTCACCATCGGGCTCGCCAGCATCATGGTCGGGCTGGTCGAACTGATCTGGACCGCCGACCCGCGCACCCTGCCCGAATTCATGCCGGACGAACCGTTCTTCATTCCGGTCGGCGTGGGCGAAGCATTCCTGGCCTCCAAGAACGGCTGGGGGCTGGCGGTTTCGGCCCTGGTCATCGCCGGGTTCCTGCTGGCCTTCCGCTTTTGGCGGGGCGGCGTCGCCCTCAGGGCCACGGCCGCCGACCAGCAGGCTGCCTACGGCATGGGGATCGACGTGCCGGGCGTGTTCTCCTTCGCCTGGATCCTGGGGGCCGTGTCGGCGGCCGGTGCGGGCATTCTGATCGGGGCGCTGGCGGGCATCTCCTCGGCCATGGGGGCGATCGGCCTTTCGGTGCTGGTGGTGGTGATCCTGGGCGGGCTCGACAGCATCCTCGGCGCGCTTGTTGGCGGCCTGTTCATCGGCTGGCTGGAGGCGATGGTGGGCCTCTATCTCGGCGGCGAGTACCGGCTGGTCGTCACCTTCGTCGTCCTGCTGCTGATCCTGGTGGTGAAACCCTACGGCCTGTTCGGCACGCGCGAGATCGAAAGGTTGTGA
- a CDS encoding AMP-binding protein, with protein MTGNPTADTSVLTLPQHLREHARLRPDGVAVRQKRFGIWQPTTWAQYWTRSRHVGLGLRELGIQPGAHVGVLSENRIEWVLTQMGAGCIRAVTVGVYPTSPAPEVAYVLDHADVEVVVCEDQEQVDKVLECWDRLPRLKTVVAIETKGLRAYDRSRVIPFDEVEAMGAAVDARQPGLVDHMVDAQAPSDPALLIYTSGSTGKPKGAVISYRNIAGILPALVERLDMGPGDSVLSYLPLCHVAEQSLTTFAPIQLGTTVNFGESLRTVQSDLREVAPTLFLGVPRIWEKMHSAIHIKAMEAGRFRRALFAAAIRACEPFCETGPRSLGQRLTYWFWYLLVFRSLLNFIGLRRSRTCISGAAPIPPKVFRFFRILGVPLIELYGQTETSGGILGHRPDDVRIGTVGVPVPNAELTVAADGELLVRGPMVFEGYYKNPAATQATIVDGWLHTGDVVTLVDGHFKIVDRKKDVIITSGGKNLSPSEIENAMKASPFIKECVVVGDGRKYVAALIQIDYENVGKWAEQKGIPFTTFRSLAEHPAVVDLIASEVETANQGLAQVEQVKRFHLLTKELDHDDDEVTATMKIRRSNIYKKYEAEIAALYAEREMVA; from the coding sequence ATGACCGGCAATCCCACCGCGGACACCTCCGTCCTGACCCTGCCGCAGCACCTCCGCGAGCACGCAAGGCTTCGGCCGGACGGCGTGGCGGTCCGGCAGAAGCGGTTCGGCATCTGGCAGCCCACCACCTGGGCACAGTACTGGACCCGCTCCCGGCACGTGGGCCTGGGTTTGCGCGAACTGGGCATCCAGCCCGGTGCCCATGTGGGCGTGCTGTCGGAGAACCGGATCGAATGGGTGCTCACCCAGATGGGGGCGGGCTGCATCCGCGCCGTCACGGTCGGCGTCTATCCCACCAGCCCGGCACCCGAGGTCGCCTATGTGCTGGACCATGCCGATGTGGAGGTGGTGGTCTGCGAGGATCAGGAGCAGGTGGACAAGGTCCTGGAATGCTGGGACCGGCTGCCGCGCCTGAAGACCGTCGTGGCGATCGAGACCAAGGGCCTGCGCGCCTACGACCGTTCGCGCGTGATCCCCTTCGACGAGGTCGAGGCGATGGGCGCCGCCGTCGATGCGCGCCAGCCGGGGCTGGTCGACCATATGGTGGATGCGCAGGCACCGTCGGACCCGGCGCTCCTGATCTACACGTCCGGATCCACCGGGAAGCCGAAGGGGGCCGTCATCTCCTACCGCAACATCGCCGGCATCCTGCCGGCGCTGGTGGAGCGGCTGGACATGGGACCGGGGGACAGCGTCCTGTCCTACCTGCCGCTTTGCCATGTGGCGGAGCAGTCTCTGACGACGTTCGCCCCCATCCAACTCGGCACCACCGTGAATTTCGGGGAGTCGCTTCGCACCGTGCAGTCGGACCTGCGCGAAGTGGCACCGACGCTGTTCCTGGGTGTGCCGCGCATCTGGGAAAAGATGCATTCGGCCATCCACATCAAGGCCATGGAGGCCGGACGTTTCCGGCGCGCCCTGTTCGCCGCCGCCATCCGCGCGTGCGAGCCCTTCTGCGAGACCGGGCCCCGAAGCCTGGGCCAGCGCCTGACCTATTGGTTCTGGTATCTGCTGGTGTTCCGGTCGCTGCTGAACTTCATCGGCCTCCGCCGGTCCCGGACCTGCATCTCCGGTGCCGCGCCGATCCCGCCCAAGGTGTTCCGCTTCTTCCGCATCCTGGGCGTGCCCCTGATCGAGCTGTACGGCCAGACCGAGACATCGGGCGGCATCCTGGGCCACCGGCCGGACGATGTGCGGATCGGGACGGTCGGCGTGCCGGTGCCGAATGCCGAACTGACCGTGGCCGCGGACGGCGAGCTTCTGGTCCGCGGCCCGATGGTGTTCGAGGGCTACTACAAGAACCCGGCGGCGACCCAGGCCACCATCGTGGACGGCTGGCTGCACACGGGCGACGTGGTGACCCTGGTCGATGGCCACTTCAAGATCGTGGACCGCAAGAAGGACGTCATCATCACCTCGGGCGGCAAGAACCTCAGCCCGTCGGAAATCGAGAACGCGATGAAGGCCAGCCCCTTCATCAAGGAGTGTGTGGTGGTCGGCGACGGCCGCAAGTACGTCGCCGCCCTGATCCAGATCGATTACGAGAACGTCGGCAAATGGGCGGAGCAGAAGGGCATCCCCTTCACCACCTTCCGCTCGCTGGCCGAACATCCGGCCGTCGTGGACCTGATCGCGTCCGAGGTGGAGACCGCCAACCAGGGCTTGGCCCAAGTCGAGCAGGTCAAGCGCTTCCACCTGCTGACCAAGGAGTTGGACCACGACGACGACGAGGTGACGGCGACCATGAAGATCCGCCGGTCCAACATCTACAAGAAGTACGAGGCCGAGATCGCCGCCCTCTACGCCGAGCGTGAGATGGTGGCTTGA
- a CDS encoding acyl-CoA dehydrogenase family protein has protein sequence MPDGALRDELEQLRNTTRRFLERHVVPHCGRWRRAGRVDRAVWLEAGRAGLLGASVPAEYGGSGGDFRHEAVICEELARINFIDFGIGVHSGIVVPYVVRHGTPEQKARWLPMLVSGEMVAAIAMTEPGAGSDLQAMRTGARLDGDAYVLRGQKTFISNGQQADLVLVCARTDPAQGGKGLSLLGVETGRADGFRRGRNLEKIGLHAQDTSELFFDDVRVPVDALLGGVPGQGFRMMMEMLPQERLIIAVQGLAAMEAALAEAIRYVKEREAFGRKLIEFQNTRFKLAEARTEATVARAFVERCIDDLVAGRLDAPTAAMAKWWVTDRQWAVVDECLQLFGGYGYMAEYPIAQMWLDARAQRIYGGTNEIMKELVARSL, from the coding sequence ATGCCGGACGGTGCCTTGCGCGATGAGCTTGAGCAGCTTCGCAACACGACGCGCCGGTTCCTGGAACGGCATGTGGTGCCCCACTGCGGGCGTTGGCGGCGCGCCGGTCGGGTCGACCGTGCCGTTTGGCTGGAAGCCGGCAGGGCGGGCCTGCTGGGGGCCTCGGTTCCCGCGGAATACGGCGGATCGGGCGGGGATTTCCGGCACGAGGCGGTGATCTGCGAGGAGCTGGCCCGGATCAACTTCATCGACTTTGGAATCGGGGTCCATAGCGGCATTGTGGTGCCCTATGTCGTGCGCCACGGCACGCCGGAGCAGAAGGCGCGATGGCTGCCGATGCTGGTGTCGGGCGAGATGGTGGCGGCCATCGCCATGACCGAACCGGGCGCCGGTTCGGACCTTCAGGCAATGCGGACGGGCGCGCGGCTGGACGGCGACGCCTATGTCCTGCGCGGCCAGAAAACCTTCATCAGCAACGGGCAGCAGGCGGATCTGGTCCTGGTCTGCGCCCGGACGGACCCTGCCCAAGGCGGCAAGGGTCTGTCGCTGCTGGGTGTGGAGACCGGTCGGGCCGACGGGTTCCGCCGTGGCCGCAACCTGGAAAAGATCGGCCTGCACGCCCAGGACACGTCCGAACTGTTCTTCGACGATGTGCGCGTGCCGGTGGACGCCCTGTTGGGCGGCGTGCCCGGCCAGGGGTTCCGCATGATGATGGAGATGCTGCCCCAGGAACGGCTCATCATCGCCGTCCAGGGCTTGGCCGCGATGGAGGCGGCGCTGGCCGAGGCCATCCGCTACGTGAAGGAGCGGGAAGCCTTCGGCCGGAAGCTGATCGAGTTCCAGAACACCCGGTTCAAGCTGGCCGAGGCCCGGACGGAGGCCACGGTGGCGCGCGCCTTCGTGGAGCGCTGCATCGACGATCTGGTTGCAGGTCGGCTCGATGCCCCGACGGCGGCGATGGCGAAGTGGTGGGTGACCGACCGGCAATGGGCCGTTGTCGACGAGTGCCTGCAACTGTTCGGCGGCTACGGCTACATGGCCGAATACCCGATCGCCCAGATGTGGCTCGATGCCCGTGCACAGAGGATTTACGGCGGCACCAACGAGATCATGAAGGAACTCGTGGCGCGCAGCTTGTGA
- a CDS encoding branched-chain amino acid ABC transporter permease, which translates to MRIATAKETYAADEALFTTPTQRVWLGILLVALVAFPFLAGDYWRFLACLVAINLISATGLMILTGFTGLVSLGHAAFMGVGAYTAGWATGTLGLPFWLAVPLGGLGAAAAGVLFGTPSLRVKGLYLALATIAAAFILQFVFFNWTSVTGGARGLVVPPARVFGFELATNFAFYWVAMPLAALGVLGASNLFRTRIGRAFVAIRDRDISAEVIGIPLFKYKLMSFALASFYAGIAGALWVYFFRVVTPESFRLAESIFYVAAIIVGGLGSVLGAVLGAAFMTLVPEVLKLVVSALDPYWPGLIQQMSPVRTIVFGSLIVGFLMFEPYGLAEIWRRIRRFFHLWPFRT; encoded by the coding sequence ATGCGCATCGCGACCGCGAAGGAAACCTATGCGGCCGACGAGGCCCTGTTCACCACCCCGACCCAGCGCGTCTGGCTCGGGATCCTGCTCGTCGCCCTGGTCGCCTTTCCGTTCCTGGCCGGGGACTATTGGCGGTTCCTGGCCTGTCTGGTGGCGATCAACCTGATCTCGGCCACCGGCCTGATGATCCTGACCGGGTTCACCGGTCTGGTCAGCCTGGGGCACGCCGCGTTCATGGGGGTGGGCGCCTACACCGCGGGTTGGGCGACGGGAACGCTGGGCCTGCCGTTCTGGCTGGCGGTTCCACTGGGTGGCTTGGGCGCTGCCGCGGCCGGTGTGCTGTTCGGCACGCCGAGCCTGCGGGTGAAGGGGCTGTATCTGGCGCTGGCCACCATCGCGGCGGCCTTCATCCTGCAATTCGTGTTCTTCAACTGGACCAGCGTGACCGGTGGGGCGCGTGGGCTGGTGGTGCCGCCCGCACGTGTGTTCGGGTTCGAACTCGCCACCAACTTCGCCTTCTACTGGGTGGCGATGCCGTTGGCGGCGCTTGGAGTCCTGGGCGCGTCCAACCTGTTCCGCACCCGCATCGGCCGCGCCTTCGTCGCCATCCGCGACCGGGACATCTCGGCCGAGGTCATTGGCATCCCGCTGTTCAAGTACAAGCTGATGAGTTTCGCCCTCGCATCCTTCTACGCGGGCATCGCCGGAGCGCTGTGGGTCTACTTTTTCCGTGTGGTCACGCCGGAAAGCTTCCGGCTGGCGGAATCCATCTTCTACGTGGCCGCCATCATCGTCGGCGGCCTGGGGTCGGTCCTGGGCGCGGTGCTGGGGGCGGCGTTCATGACCCTGGTGCCCGAGGTGCTGAAGCTGGTCGTCTCGGCACTCGATCCCTACTGGCCCGGCCTGATCCAGCAGATGTCGCCGGTGCGGACCATCGTCTTCGGCAGCCTGATCGTCGGTTTCCTGATGTTCGAACCGTACGGGTTGGCCGAAATCTGGCGCCGCATCCGCCGCTTTTTCCACCTCTGGCCGTTCCGGACCTGA
- a CDS encoding ABC transporter ATP-binding protein produces MAMTGSAAAAPGPILSVQGVSLGFGGVRALSGVSLDVQPGSITALIGPNGAGKTSLFNSISGFYRPQSGAIRFEGQDIKHLPPPARARLGLARTFQNIALFRGMTVLDNIKLGRHAHMRTGLLDALVYVGRAKREETELREDVERRIIDFLEIDHIRNVPVAVLPYGLQKRVELARALAMKPKVLMLDEPVAGMNREETEDMARFILDVREEWGVTILMVEHDMGMVMDISDHVVVLNFGQVIARGRPAEVQADPEVGRAYLGSGDLSSLRRARSGAAAAHAAE; encoded by the coding sequence ATGGCAATGACCGGGAGCGCGGCTGCCGCGCCCGGACCGATCCTGTCGGTTCAGGGCGTATCGCTCGGTTTCGGGGGCGTGCGTGCGCTCTCGGGTGTCTCGCTCGACGTGCAGCCGGGTTCGATCACCGCATTGATCGGGCCGAACGGTGCCGGCAAGACCTCGCTGTTCAACTCGATCTCGGGCTTTTACCGCCCGCAGTCCGGCGCCATCCGCTTCGAGGGTCAGGACATCAAGCACCTGCCCCCGCCCGCCCGCGCCAGGCTGGGCTTGGCCCGCACCTTCCAGAACATCGCGCTGTTCCGCGGCATGACCGTGCTGGACAACATCAAGCTCGGCCGGCACGCCCACATGCGCACCGGCCTGCTGGACGCGCTCGTCTACGTCGGGCGCGCCAAGCGCGAGGAGACCGAGCTGCGCGAGGACGTCGAGCGGCGGATCATCGATTTCCTGGAAATCGACCACATCCGCAACGTGCCGGTGGCGGTTCTTCCCTATGGCCTGCAGAAGCGCGTGGAACTGGCCCGCGCGTTGGCCATGAAGCCCAAGGTGCTGATGCTGGACGAGCCGGTGGCCGGCATGAACCGCGAGGAGACCGAGGACATGGCGCGCTTCATCCTCGACGTGCGCGAGGAATGGGGCGTGACGATCCTGATGGTCGAACACGACATGGGCATGGTGATGGACATCTCCGACCATGTGGTGGTGCTGAATTTCGGCCAGGTGATCGCCCGCGGCCGGCCGGCCGAGGTGCAGGCGGACCCGGAGGTCGGGCGCGCCTACCTGGGATCGGGCGACCTGTCGTCCCTGCGGCGGGCCAGGTCGGGGGCCGCCGCGGCCCATGCGGCGGAGTAG
- a CDS encoding ABC transporter ATP-binding protein: protein MAHAGAGLEAAANPTAVPAAEAAGTILAVNNIEVVYNHTVQVLRGLSLAVPRGRIVALLGSNGAGKSTTLKAVSNILGLERGMVTAGSIRFDGMETVGIAPHRLVRSGLFHVMEGRRIFGELTVEENLLSATYALTGRAGAKPDFDLVYGYFPRLAERRRATAGYLSGGEQQMLAIGRALVAQPKLILLDEPSLGLSPILVEEIFSIIARINAEQGVSMLLVEQNAAVAMAVAHYGYIMETGKVVIDGPVEKLSADRDVREFYLGMGGHEGGARSYRDIKHYKRRKRWLS from the coding sequence ATGGCGCACGCGGGCGCTGGGCTCGAAGCCGCCGCCAATCCAACCGCCGTCCCGGCCGCCGAAGCGGCCGGGACGATCCTGGCCGTCAACAACATCGAGGTGGTCTACAACCACACCGTCCAGGTGCTGCGCGGGCTTTCGTTGGCCGTGCCGCGGGGGAGGATCGTGGCCCTGCTGGGCTCCAACGGGGCCGGCAAGTCCACGACCCTGAAGGCGGTCTCCAACATCCTGGGGTTGGAGCGGGGCATGGTCACGGCCGGCTCCATCCGCTTCGACGGGATGGAGACCGTCGGGATCGCCCCGCACAGGCTGGTGCGGTCGGGCCTGTTCCACGTGATGGAGGGGCGGCGCATCTTCGGTGAACTGACCGTCGAGGAGAACCTGCTGTCCGCCACCTACGCCCTGACGGGGCGGGCAGGGGCCAAGCCGGATTTCGATCTAGTCTACGGCTACTTCCCCCGGCTTGCCGAGCGGCGCCGGGCGACGGCCGGCTACCTGTCGGGCGGGGAGCAGCAGATGCTGGCGATCGGCCGGGCGCTGGTCGCCCAACCGAAGCTGATCCTGCTGGACGAGCCGTCGCTCGGCCTATCGCCCATCCTGGTGGAGGAGATCTTCTCCATCATCGCCCGCATCAACGCCGAGCAGGGCGTGTCCATGCTGCTGGTGGAGCAGAATGCCGCCGTGGCCATGGCCGTGGCCCACTACGGCTACATCATGGAGACCGGCAAGGTCGTGATCGACGGGCCGGTCGAGAAACTGAGCGCCGACCGGGACGTCCGCGAATTCTACCTGGGCATGGGCGGACACGAAGGCGGGGCGCGGAGCTACCGCGACATCAAGCACTACAAGCGGCGCAAGCGTTGGCTGAGCTGA
- a CDS encoding TetR/AcrR family transcriptional regulator, whose amino-acid sequence MRAATEQARRRRRLVGSPEGAQSRDRIVQHAAALFAARGYDATSMRDIAAAAGLMTASIYYHFQSKEDLFIAVHGHSMDRMVEALRGAMLAEGCPWDRLEAAAAAHCETLLGAGEFPAIITPTFPASLERVRDRLVAQRDAYERLFTQLVEALDLPPGTDRAMFRLHVLGALNWTASWYRPGGRLSPGEIGRQLVRMLRPTGQTESAAV is encoded by the coding sequence ATGAGGGCAGCCACGGAGCAGGCGCGGCGCAGGCGGCGGTTGGTGGGGTCCCCCGAGGGCGCGCAGAGCCGTGACCGGATCGTGCAGCACGCAGCCGCCTTGTTCGCCGCGAGGGGCTACGACGCCACGTCCATGCGCGATATCGCCGCCGCCGCCGGATTGATGACGGCCTCGATCTATTACCACTTCCAGTCGAAGGAAGACCTGTTCATCGCCGTCCACGGCCACAGCATGGACCGGATGGTCGAGGCGCTTCGCGGCGCGATGCTGGCCGAGGGCTGCCCATGGGACCGGCTGGAGGCCGCCGCCGCAGCCCATTGCGAAACGCTGTTGGGCGCCGGCGAATTCCCGGCCATCATCACCCCCACCTTCCCCGCGTCGCTGGAGCGGGTCCGCGACCGGCTGGTGGCGCAACGGGACGCCTACGAACGCCTGTTCACGCAACTGGTGGAAGCGCTGGACCTGCCACCCGGCACCGACCGGGCCATGTTCCGGCTGCACGTGCTGGGGGCGCTCAACTGGACCGCGTCCTGGTACCGGCCGGGCGGGCGCCTGTCCCCGGGGGAGATCGGCCGGCAACTGGTGCGCATGCTTCGACCAACGGGTCAGACGGAATCCGCCGCGGTTTGA